Within bacterium, the genomic segment GCGGCGGTCGCTAAAATAAAGCTTGTCGTAAAAGCCATTATTATCCTCACCGCGGAACCTCCCTTATTTTGTAACTTTTACCTTTCACGCGTTTATTACGGGGATGGCGTTTGGAGGTGCCAAACCGATACGTCGCGACCCCGGAAAAAAGGGGGCCTACCAGCTCCCTTCAACGCGCCCGCAGACGTCCGCGTCAATAGTATAAAGCTTTTACGCGCCCCAGGGCGACGGGTTCGACGCCGGGATTGTGTTCGTCGTCCACGACGACGCGCAGCATCAGGTTGTAATAGCCGGTTTTGTTCGTCAAGAGATGCCAGTTGCCTTGGTAGTAGGTCCAGGAGTGTTTGCGGAAGATCTGGTTATCGTCGACTATGTGCGGGTCGCATTTGGGGTAATCGTAAAATTGTTCCACGGCGGCGACGAGCTTCCTGACGCCCGCGGGCAGGGCCCAATTGACGTTGAATTCCTGCCAGCCGTACGACGGCGTCGAACCTCGGACGTACTTGCCCCGGCCTCCGGCGGGCCACATCATCGAGCCCGGGACGCCGCCGGCGAACGAGTAAACGGCGAGGTAGAACCCATCCCAGGAGCCGTTGGGCCAGGTGGGGGTGGAGTATAGGCGGACTTTGCGTACGTAGGGATACGTCTTGACGGTGGAGATGTCGAAGTCGTTGCCGACCCAGGTGCCGGCGCCGCTGCGCCAGGCGATGAGCCAGGACGGCTGGCCCGAATCCCATTTCAACTCGCGCGCGCCGTCGCACCCCCGGGGCGCGACTATCGCAGGGTCCGCGGGGGCGCGCTCCACTATATGGTCCGCGGCACCGGTTACGACCGCGGTAAGGGCCGCGGCCGCAATCGCGACGGTTCTTTGTAGCTTGGCCACGGTTCATTATACCGGCCGGGGGCCGGGGTGTCAATCGTAAAAGCGGCCGCAAGAAAAGGGAGCCGGATAGGCTCCCTTGGATGACGCGCTGAAACTTCCGGTTAGTAGTAGAGCGCCTTTACGCGGCCGATACTCGACGGCGAGACGGCTTCGTTCTGCTCGTTGTCGACTATCATGCGGATCATGACGTTACGATACGGCGCGATGTTTTCTGAATAGAACAGGGACCAGCTTCCCCCGGTGTACATCCACGAGTGGCCCGAAAAGGTGGGGTTGTAGTCGGTCCCGAACGAGTCGGCGTTGGGATAATTGTAGAATTGCTCCCAGGCCGCCGTAAACTTCTTGGTGCCTTGGAGCACGTAGGTGACGTCGAAGTCTTTAAAGCCGCTGGTGGCGCCGGTGGGCATGACGAATTTGGGCGTGCCGTTGGTGGGCCACATAATCGAGCCCGGAACGCCGCCGGCGTACGAGAAGACGGCTATGCGGCCACCCTCCCATCCGGTGTTCGGCCAATCCCACAGTGCGACCCGCATCGTCTTAAGGCCGCCGTAGGTCTTAACGGTGGATACGTCGAAATCGTTGCCGACGAAGATGCCGGATGCGGTGATCCATACCAGAAACCAATGAGCGAAGCCCGTATCCCATTTCAGCTCAACGGTATTGTCGAGGCCGGTCGCTTCCGGTATGGACCGGTTTCCCTCGGCTCGCTCAACGATTACGTCCGCCGCCTGAGCGCCGACGGCGACGCAAGCTACCAAGCTTATTACTAAAGCGAACTTCTTCATGGACAAAACCTCCTATATATTTTCTGTTAGCCGCTCGGCTAACACCATTCAGGGAAAACCTCCCCCGGCCGAGTGCACCGGGAATACTAAACTAATTTGTAACATCCTAGGGTATTAGTTGTCAAGGAAAAAATAAGCTTTCGCTCAATTTTTACCGTCGCGCCGAAAAGGGTTTTTAAATCAACGCTTAGCCGGCTTCGGGTTTTTCCCCCCGGCGGCCTTGCCGAACCGCCTCTTCCACCGTACGCCCTCCGGCGTATCTTCCAACGTTATACCCAGCGCGGAGAGTTTTTCTCGCAACGCGTCCGCCCGGGCGTAATCTTTCGCGCGTCGGGCTTCTTCGCGCTCGGCTATTAACTTTTCGATTTCTTCGTCGAGCGCTACCGGCGTGGCGTGGAAAACGTCCAGGACCCGGTCGAAGGAATCCAACGCGGCGAGGAGTTTCGCGCGGCCGGTGGCCGAGAGCTCGCCGCGGTCCATGGCCCGGTTGGCCGCCGTGACCAGGTCGAAGACCGCGGCCAGCGCTTCCGCGATGCCCAGGTCTTGCTCGAGCGAGGATGCGAACGCGCCCTCGGCCTCGCCCACTTCCTCCGCCAGGTCCTTCCCGCCGGCGCCTTCGTATTCCGATACCCGGTGGTAGAAGTCGGTAAGGCGGGTGACGGCCGCGGCCGCGGCGTCGAGGACCTCGAGCGTCAGGTTCATTTGCCTGCGGTAATGGGTGGCGAGCAGCAGGTAGCGGATGGCCAACGGGTCGTACCCTTTGGCGAGCAGGTCCGGGAGCGTGAAGAAGTTGCCCAGCGACTTCGACATGGACCGGCCGTCGATGATGAGGTGTTCGGCGTGGAGCCAGTAACGCGCGAACGGCTTGCCGGTGGCGCCCTCGCTCTGCGCTATTTCGTTCTCGTGGTGCGGAAAGATATTGTCCACGCCGCCGGTGTGGATGTCGAACGTCTCGCCCAGGTATTTCATGGACATGGCCGAGCACTCGACGTGCCACCCGGGGCGGCCCCGGCCCCAGGGCGAGTCCCAGCCGGCGTCCCCCTCGTCGACCGGTTTCCACAGCGCGAAGTCGCGCGCCTCCTCTTTGGCGTACTCGTCGACGTCGACGCGCGCCCCGGGTTGAAGCGACGCTATGTCCATCCCGGAGAGCTTGCCGTAGGAGGGGAACGTGGATATCCGGTAGTAGACGGCGCCCTCCGAGACGTACGTGTGGCCGGCGGCCTCGAGCCTTTGGACGAGCTCGATCATATCCGCGACGTGCTCCGTCGCCCGGGGGTAGTGCTCGGCCCGTTGGATGCGGAGGGCGTCGACGTCCTCGAAGAACGCTATGATATACGGCTCGGTGTATTCGGCCAGGCTGACGCCGGCCTCGCGGGAGCCGCGAATGGTTTTGTCGTCGACGTCCGTTAGGTTCATAACCTGGACGACGTCGAAGCCCTTCCAGCGTAGAAACCGCCGCAGCAGGTCCTCGAACGTGAAGGTCCGGAAGTTCCCGACGTGGGCGCGTTCGTAGACCGTGGGGCCGCAGGTATAAATGCCGACCTTCCCGGCCTCCAGCGGCTCGAAAGTTTCGAGCCGTCGCGTCAGCGTGTTGTAGAATTGTATCGCCATCTCCGTTACCGAGCGCTTCGAGTTTGCCGGATATTATCAAAAAACGCCTTCGGATTAAAGTTAAAAAACCGGCGGTCGTCGTTTGACGGCGCCGCGGAAATTATATATAATGAGTTCACGAGGCGCAACGCAGCACGCTCGAGCCGGGTCGCCTATGGACAAGAAGAAGAGAAAAGTGGAAATCCCGTTGGAGGATGCGGCCGACGTCGAAACCTTGAAAGGCCGCGTAGTCGAGTTGCGGGAGAAGCTGGCCGCG encodes:
- the cysS gene encoding cysteine--tRNA ligase: MAIQFYNTLTRRLETFEPLEAGKVGIYTCGPTVYERAHVGNFRTFTFEDLLRRFLRWKGFDVVQVMNLTDVDDKTIRGSREAGVSLAEYTEPYIIAFFEDVDALRIQRAEHYPRATEHVADMIELVQRLEAAGHTYVSEGAVYYRISTFPSYGKLSGMDIASLQPGARVDVDEYAKEEARDFALWKPVDEGDAGWDSPWGRGRPGWHVECSAMSMKYLGETFDIHTGGVDNIFPHHENEIAQSEGATGKPFARYWLHAEHLIIDGRSMSKSLGNFFTLPDLLAKGYDPLAIRYLLLATHYRRQMNLTLEVLDAAAAAVTRLTDFYHRVSEYEGAGGKDLAEEVGEAEGAFASSLEQDLGIAEALAAVFDLVTAANRAMDRGELSATGRAKLLAALDSFDRVLDVFHATPVALDEEIEKLIAEREEARRAKDYARADALREKLSALGITLEDTPEGVRWKRRFGKAAGGKNPKPAKR